The genomic window GGAGCCACCACAGACGTCTGTCGGAGAGCATGGGACCAGCCTAATGCAGCCAGCCCGCACCGCCCTGCTGGTTGCCCTTGTCCTGACGCTGGTTTCGTGCGCCTCACCGAAAGCGCCGGTGCCCACGACGAACTGCGTGTACACCGCGCACAGCCTGGAACGGCTGGTCACGTTCGAGCGGAACCTGGGCCGCTCGCTGGACTGCGTGCTGGTGTTCAACGACGCGATGGACAGCTGGGAGGGCATCACCGACCCCTGGTTCATCGGCACGCGCGACCCCGACCACGCCTGGGCGGCCTGGGCCGCGGGGGTGCCCGGCCGCACCCTGGTGATCGGCCAGGGGCTGGTGCCCACCGGCAGCCCGGCCGACTGGCGCGCCCGGGGTGCCCGGGGCGAATACGACCAGCACTTCCGGCTTCTCGGGCAGCGGCTGGTGGCGGCCGGTCTGGGGTCGTCGGTGATCCGGCTCGGGCACGAGGCCAACGGCACCTGGTTCTTCGGCAACATCGGCGACACCGATCAGGACCACCGCGACTGGGCCGCGTACTGGGCCCGGGCGGCGAACATCCTGCACGCCACCCCGGGCGCGAACTTCCGCCTGGACTGGACGGTCAGCTCCGGGCAGAGGGCCGTGCCGCTCGCCTCCTGGTACCCCGGCGACGACGCGGTGGACGTGATCGGCATCGACCAGTACGACACCGCGCCGGAGTGGGTGGGCCAGGAACCGCGGGCCCGCTGGGACTTCCAGCGCACCCAGGCCGGCGGCCCGCAGAGCGTGCTGGCGTTCGCCCGCAGCCGCGGCAAGCCGGTCAGCGTGCCGGAGTGGGGCCCTCTGCCGGACGACCCCTACGGCGGCGGCGACAACACCTACTACGTCACCCGGATGACCAGCCTGTTCGACACCGAGAACGTGGTGTACCAGGGGTTCTGGGACAAGACCGGGAACGGGCGGACGACGGCGTCAGAGCTGGCCCCGCAGGCGTTCGCCGTGTACCGGGACTGGCTGCTGAGCCGGCCCTAGTGTTTCCACGAAACGTCTTTCGACACCGCCCGGGCCGGTACCCCGTGCACCAGGGTGCCCGGGCCGAACCGGCCGGTGACCACGGCCGAGGCCCCGGCCACGCAGTGGTCGCCCAGTTCGGCGCCTTTCAGCACGGTCGCCCCGGTGCCCAGCCAGCAGTGGTCCCCGATGACGACGGGGGCGTGACGCGGCTGCTCCACGCCGTCCTTCAGCAGGGCGTGCACGTCGCTGTCGAGAATCCGCACGCCCCAGGAGATCGCGCAGTCCGCGCCGATCTCCACCCGGTGGTCGCAGTGCACGGTGGCGCCGTCGTTGACGAAGGTGCCCGCCCCCACCGACAGGTGCGCGTCGTAGCCCAGGTGCACCGTGGTGCCGCGCATGAACTGCACCCGCCCGCCGAGCGTCAGCCGCGAGCGCGGG from Kineosporia corallincola includes these protein-coding regions:
- a CDS encoding glycoside hydrolase family 26 protein; translated protein: MPTTNCVYTAHSLERLVTFERNLGRSLDCVLVFNDAMDSWEGITDPWFIGTRDPDHAWAAWAAGVPGRTLVIGQGLVPTGSPADWRARGARGEYDQHFRLLGQRLVAAGLGSSVIRLGHEANGTWFFGNIGDTDQDHRDWAAYWARAANILHATPGANFRLDWTVSSGQRAVPLASWYPGDDAVDVIGIDQYDTAPEWVGQEPRARWDFQRTQAGGPQSVLAFARSRGKPVSVPEWGPLPDDPYGGGDNTYYVTRMTSLFDTENVVYQGFWDKTGNGRTTASELAPQAFAVYRDWLLSRP
- a CDS encoding acyltransferase — protein: MKPVLGARYPLPLSAYTELLARVSVTRSLWYSWRLRGRVLAGRGSRIRIHRTARVEGPPGWMLVIGMAHDSTPGAVLRMRPRSRLTLGGRVQFMRGTTVHLGYDAHLSVGAGTFVNDGATVHCDHRVEIGADCAISWGVRILDSDVHALLKDGVEQPRHAPVVIGDHCWLGTGATVLKGAELGDHCVAGASAVVTGRFGPGTLVHGVPARAVSKDVSWKH